The Streptomyces sp. ALI-76-A nucleotide sequence CCCGCGGCGTCGAAGCCGTCCCGCAGGTCCTCCCACGGGTTGTGGACGGCGTTGACGGCGGGCGCGTTGCCGTTCAGGCCGTGGCGGCCCTGGGCCTTCTCGAACAGGTACCGGGCGGGGTTGCGGAGCTTGGGGCCGTAGTAGTCGTTGGAGCCGAAGACGTACGCCCCCGGGAACTCCAGCAGCGGGCCGAGCGCGTCCAGGACCTCAGGGACGCCCTCCGGGTCGGAGAGGTTGTCCCCGGTGTTGATCACGAAGTCGGGGCGCAGGCCGGCCAGCGAGCGCAGCCAGCGCTGCTTCTTGCGCTGCCCGCCGACCATGTGGATGTCGGACACCTGGAGCACACGCAGGGGGCGCATACCGGAGGGGAGGACGGGGACCGTCACTCGTCGGAGGCGGAAGGAGCGGGCCTCGAAACCCGCCGCGTACACCAGACCGGCGGCGCCGGCCGCCGCAAGGGACAGAGGTACTCCGTATCGCGCGCGCATGCGTCCATCGTGTCAGACCTCGCGGGGCCCCATCGTCCGCCGCCCCTTTAATCGGCGGGCGTCCGCACTCCCAGACCTGCGACAATCACAGGCATGACCACGCTCAAGTCGAAGCTGCAGGAAGACCTCAACGCCGCGATCAAGGGGCGCGACGAGCTCCGCTCCTCGACGCTGCGGCTGACGCTCGCCGCGATCACCAAGGAGGAGGTCGCGGGCAAGACGAAGCGCGAGCTCTCCGACGACGAGGTGCAGAAGGTGATCACCCGCGAGGCGAAGAAGCGCCGTGAGGCGGCCGAGGCCTTCGCGCAGGGTGGTCGCGCCGAGAGCGCCGAGCGCGAGAAGGCGGAGGGCGAGGTGCTCGCCGCGTACCTGCCCCAGCAGCTCAGCGACGAGGAGCTGCACCAGATCGTCGCGCAGGCGGTCGAGGAGGCGAAGGCGGCGGGCGCCGAGGGGCCGCGGGCCATGGGTGCGGTCATGAAGATCGTGAACCCGAAGGTGGCCGGCCAGGCCGAGGGCGGCCGCGTCGCCGCCGTGGTCAAGAAGCTTCTCGCGGGCTGAGCACCGGAGCCCAGGCGGCGGTACGGCGATGGGGCGCCCCCTCTTCAAGAGGGGGCGCCCCATCGCGTACCGCCTGGAGCCGTGGCCGTGGCGTCGGGCTACGGCCAGTTGCCTCCGTTGTTGTTGCCGTTGTTCCCGCCGTTGTCGTTGCCCTGGATCCAGCCCTCAGGGATGGAGAACGTGGGGTCCGGGACGGCGCCGCCGTCCGTGCCGCCGTTGGTCAGGAGGCCGGTGAGGCCGTTCTCGTCACCGTTGCCACCGTCGTCATCGTCTTCGTTGCCGTTCCCATTCCCGTTGCCGTTCCCATTCCCATTCCCGTTCCCGTTGCCGTTCCCGTCGCCATCACCGTCCTCGTCGCCGCGGTCGGGTTCGGGGTCCGGGAGGTCGACGAGGTTGAAGCTCTCCACGCTCTTGCCCTCCAGGGCGCCGGTCATGGCGTCCCGCCAGATCGGGCCGGGGGTGTCACCGCCGTAGACCTGGGCGTGGTAGACGCCGCCGATGGTGATGTTGGTCATCTTGACCTTCTGGGTGGCGCTGCCGACCCAGACGGCGCCCGACAGGTTCGGCGTGTAGCCGACGAACCAGGCGTTCTTCCGCTCGTCCGTCGTACCCGTCTTACCGGCGCTCTCGCGGCCCGACAGACCGGCCTGCTGGCCCGTACCGGAGTCGACCACGCCGCGCAGCAGCGTGTTGACGGTGTCCGCGGTCTTCTCGCTCATCGCGCGCGAGCAGGTCGACTTGGGCACCTCCAGCGACTTCTGCTGGTCAGCCACCTTCTGGGTGATTGACTGGATGGCGACCGGCGTGCAGTACATGCCGCGGGAGGCGAAGGCGGCGTATGCGCTCGCCATCGTCAGCGGGGACAGGCCCACCGAGCCGAGCGCTATGGCGGGCCGCTCCGGGAGCTTGGTGCCGTTGCCCTGGAGCACGTGCAGGTTGTCGGTCATCTTCACCACGGGGCACAGACCGATGTCGGAGATCATCTGCACGAAGTAGGTGTTGACCGACTTGGCCATCGCCTCCTCCAGCCGGTACGGACCGACCTCCGACTCCGCCTCGTTCTCGACCTTGTCGTTGCCCTGGTTGGTCCAGGGCTTGCCGCTGCACGTCTGGACCGGGCTCGGGTACTCCATGTCGTACGGCGACGAGTACTCCTGCGTCGGCGGCCGGCCCTCCTCCAGCGCGGCCGCCGCCACGAACGGCTTGAACGTCGAACCCGTCGGGAAGCCGAAGTTGGAGCCGCCCATGGCCGCGTCGACCGAGAAGTTGTACTCGGTCTCGTTCTTGCCGTAGCCGTACGGCTTCGACTGGCCCATCGCGAGGACCTTGCCGGTGCCCGGTTCGACCAGCGTGGACGCGGCGGCCACCTTGTCGCTCTTGTTGACGTGGTCCTTGAGCGACTCCTGGACCGACGCCTGCGACTGCGGGTCGAGCGTCGTACGAATGGTCAGGCCGCCCTGGTTCCAGAGCTTCGCCCGCGCCTCCTTGGTCTTGCCGAAGACGGGGTCGCTGCGGAAGATCCTCTCGACGTACTTGCAGAAGAAGCTGGCGCCCTGGACGGCCGTGATGCAGCCGTTCCTGGGCTGCTTGACCTTGAGGCCGAGCGGCTGCTTCATCGCCTCGGCGGCCTCGGCCCGGGACACGTCACCGACCTCGGCCATGCGCTGCAGCACGGTGTTGCGCCGCTTGGTGGCCTCGGCCTCGTCGTTGACCGGGTCGTAGCGGCTGGGCGACTGGACGATGCCCGCGAGGAGCGCCGACTCCTGGAGGTTCAGGTCCTTGGCGTGCTTGGAGAAGTAGCGCTGGGCGGCGGCCTCGACGCCGTACGCCTGCTGGCCGAAGAACGTGATGTTCAGGTAGTTCTCGAGGATCTTCTTCTTGCCGAGCTCCTCCTCGACCTGGATCGCGTACTTCAGCTCCTTGATCTTGCGGCCGAGGGTCTGCTGGGTGGCCTGCGCGACCTTCGTCGGGTCGTCACCGGCCTCCTCGACGAAGACGTTCTTCACGTACTGCTGCGTGAGCGTGGACGCGCCCTCCGCGACACCGCCGCTCTGCGCGTTCTTGTTGAGGGCGCGCAGCACGCCCTTCAGGTCGATCGCGCCGTGCTGGTAGAAGCGCGAGTCCTCGATCGCGACGATCGCCTTCTGCATGTACGGCGAGACGTTCTTGAGGCCGACCACCGTGCGGTCACGCGAGTACACCGTGGCGATCTGGCCGCCGTCGGCGTCGAGGATGGTGGTGCGCTGACTCAGCGGCGGTGTCTTCAAGTTGGCCGGGAGCTCGTCGAAGCTCTCCACCGACCCCTTGGCCGCGAGACCGAGCGCGCCGGCCGCCGGCAGCGCGATGCCGGCCATCACGGCTCCCGCGAGCACACTGACACCGAGAAACTTGGCTGCCTGCTGTGTGGAGGACAGGCCACCGCCCGAGCGCTTTTTTGGCATAGGGGCAGCCTACGTTCTCATTCGCCGGACACGCGTGAATGCCTTGGCCTAAGCTGCTCTCAACTGTCACAGCTGTAGGGCTACGTATCAATACGTCCGGAGACCCCGAATCGTTCCGGAGGTTCCCCAACTTTTTTGGTGGGGACGTGTCCGAATCCGCCTCGTGTGTCACCTGGCGCCCGTTGTGACACCACACAACTGTCCCGGTTTGTCGGGATAGTCACGTATGTCGCCAGCTCACTCCCCCGGGTGATCTGCCGCTTACCCATAGTCCGTTCGGGCCATTCAAGATTGGGCCCGAAGGGGGTGTTGCGCTGTGCCCACCTTCCGTAACGTCCTCAACTGGCGGCGGTGAATATGCCGCTGCCGCCGTGGGGGAGCCTCGATTCGGGAGAGGACGGCGCCGGTATGGGCTGGGTAGTCGACTGGAGTGCGCAGGCGGCCTGCCGCACTACCGATCCGGATGAACTGTTCGTGCAGGGAGCAGCGCAGAACAGGGCCAAGGCGGTGTGCACCGGATGTCCGGTGCGCACGGAGTGCCTGGCGGACGCGCTCGACAACCGCGTCGAGTTCGGTGTGTGGGGAGGGATGACGGAGCGGGAACGCCGCGCACTGCTGCGCAGGCGGCCCACCGTGACCTCCTGGCGCCGGCTGCTGGAGACCGCGCGTACGGAGTACGAGCGGGGGGCGGGCATCCTGCCCCTCGATGACGACGAGGTCTACGAGAACTACGCGGCGGTCGGCTGAGAGCACGCGGTGCCCGAGGGCACGGTGTGCCGACCTCTCGGGTCTCGGGAGTCTCCTCAGGCTCCGTCGGTGGGCTCCGGCAGCTCCGGGCGAGCGGCCGCGAGGCGGTTTCCGATGTCCCGCAGCCCCGCGAGGTCGTGGACGTCGCCGGGCAGCGCGGCCACCTCGGCCACCGCCACCTCGGGGTGGCGTGCCGTGAAACGGTCACGCGTACGCTGCTCGCGGGAGAGCAGTTGCATGCGCTCGGCGTGCAGTCTCAGCAGGCCCGCGGTGAGTTGTTCGACGGTCCGCTCCTGCGGGGCGGCGTCCTGGTCCGTGGTGGCGGGGGAGCCTTCGGCGGACGCGGGAGTCTCGGAAGCGGAGGATTCTGAACTGCCGTACGTGTCGGGAGAGTTACGAAGTACTCCCTTCCCGTCCCCCTGATCCACAATGCCGGGCTCTTCAAGATTTTCCGCGGCGCCCAGTGCCCGCTCGGCGGACAGCTGCGCGGCGCCGCTGCCGTGGACACGGTTGAGCACCAGGCCTGCCAGCGGCATGTCCTCGGCGGCCAGCCGCTCCACGAAGTACGCGGCCTCCCGCAGCGCGTCCCGCTCCGGGGCCGCGACCACCAGGAAGGCCGTCCCGGGCGCCTGGAGCAGCTTGTACGTGGCGTCCGCGCGGGTGCGGAACCCGCCGAAGGTGGTGTCCATCGCGGAGACGAACGTCTGGACGTCCTTGAGGAGTTGCCCGCCGAGCAGCTTGCCGAGGGTGCCGGTCATCATCGACATCCCGACGTTCAGGAACTTCATCCCGGCCCGCCCGCCCAGCTTCGCCGGGGCCGTCAGCAGCCGGATCAGCCGCCCGTCCAGGAAGGACCCCAGGCGCTTCGGCGCGTCCAGGAAGTCGAGCGCCGAACGGGACGGGGGCGTGTCGACGACGATCAGGTCCCATTCGTCCCGGGACCGCAGCTGGCCCAGCTTCTCCATCGCCATGTACTCCTGCGTGCCCGCGAAGCCCGCCGAAAGCGACTGGTAGAAGGGGTTGTTGAGGATCGCGGACGCCCGCTCCGGATCGGCGTGCGCCTCGACGATCTCGTCGAACGTGCGCTTCATGTCGAGCATCATGGCGTGCAGCTCACCGCTCGCCGCGTCGTCGACGCCCTTCACCCGGCGGGGGACGTTGTCGAGCGAGTCGATGCCCATCGACTGGGCCAGCCGGCGTGCCGGGTCGATCGTGAGGACGACGACCTTGCGGCCCCGCTCGGCCGCGCGCAGGCCCAGGGCCGCCGCCGTGGTCGTCTTGCCGACCCCGCCCGCGCCGCAGCACACCACGATGCGGGTCCTCGGGTCGTCGAGCAGCGGGTCGAGGGCGAGCACCCGGGCGGGGGAGATGCGGTGGCGGGCTTGGTCCTGGGACGGGGACGGTGGCTGAGAGGCTGGTGCGTCGGCCGGGTCCGGACTCATGACATCCCCTGTTCCCGCAGGTCGGTGGCCAGTTCGTACAGGCCCGCCAGATCCATTCCCTCGGCGAGCAGCGGCAGTTCGTGCGTCGGCAGGCCCAGCTCGCCCAGCACGGCCCGCTGCTCGTGCTCCAGCGCGTACCGCTCGGCGTACTCCTCGGCCTGCCGGACCAGCGGGTCGACCAGCCGCTCGGCGTTCCCGCCGCGTCGTGCCCCGCCGAGCCCCGCGGCCGACAGCGAGCGTGCCACGGCGGTCCGCGAGGTCGTCCGGACGAGTTCCAGGTCGGTGGCGTCCAACACCTGGGGCCGCACCATGTTCACGATGATCCGCCCCACCGGCAGCCGGGCCGACCGCAGCTCGGCGATGCCGTCCGCGGTCTCCTGGACGGGCATCTCCTCCAGCAGCGTCACCAGGTGCACCGAGGTCTCGGCCGACTTCAGCACCCGCATCACCGCCTGGGCCTGATTGTGTATGGGGCCGATCTTGGCGAGCCCCGCGACTTCGTCGTTGACGTTCAGGAAGCGCGTGATACGGCCGGTGGGGGGCGCGTCCATGACGACGTAGTCGTAGACGAACCGGCCGCTCTTGTCCTTGCGGCGGACCGCCTCGCAGGCCTTGCCCGTGAGGAGTACGTCCCGGAGGCCGGGCGCGATGGTGGTGGCGAAGTCGATCGCGCCGAGCTTCTTCAGGGCCCGGCCGGCGCCGCCCAGTTTGTAGAACATCTGGAGGTAGTCCAGAAGGGCCAGTTCGGGGTCGATGGCGAGTGCGTACACCTCCCCGCCCCCGGGAGCGACGGCGATCTTGCGCTCCTCATAAGGCAGCGCTTCCGTCTCGAAGAGTTGTGCGATGCCCTGCCGGCCCTCGACCTCGACGAGAAGCGTCCGCTTCCCCTCGGTGGCGAGGGCCAGCGCGAGGGCGGCGGCGACCGTGGTCTTTCCGGTCCCGCCCTTGCCGCTGACGACCTGGAGCCTGCTCACGTATTCGAGCCTAACCAGTCCGGGGGCGGGCTACTCCGGTGGCTGTGGACAACGTGGCGTCGGACGGGTGGTGGGCAGAGGCTAAAGTCGGCCGCATGACCAAGTGGGAATACGCAACCGTGCCGCTGCTCGTCCACGCCACGAAGCAGATCCTGGACACCTGGGGCGAGGACGGCTGGGAGCTCGTCCAGGTCGTGCCCGGGCCGAACAACCCCGAGCAGCTCGTGGCCTACCTCAAGCGGGAGAAGGCGTGAGCGCGGTCGAGGCCCGGCTGGCCGAACTGGGGCTGACCCTGCCGGCCGTCGTCCCGCCGCTGGCCACGTACCAGCCGGCCGTGCAGTCGGGTGTGTACGTGTACACCTCCGGCCAGCTGCCGATGGTGGACGGCAAGCTTCCGGTCACCGGGAAGGTGGGCGCGGAGGTGACGCCGGAGGAGGCCAAGGAGCTGGCGCGGACGTGCGCGTTGAACGCTCTGGCCGCGGTGAAGTCCGTGGCCGGTGACCTGGACCGGATCGCCCGCGTGGTGAAGGTCGTCGGGTTCGTGGCCTCGGCGTCGGACTTCACGGGCCAGCCCGGAGTGGTGAACGGCGCGAGCGAGCTGCTCGGCGAGGTGCTCGGCGACAAGGGCGTGCACGCGCGCAGCGCGGTGGGCGTCACGGTGCTGCCGCTGGACGCGCCGGTGGAGGTCGAGGTCCAGGTGGAGCTGGTGGGGGCGTAGCGGGTGCCCTGTGGTTCGAACGGTCATCTCGAACCCGGGGGCACCGCACTTCTGGGCACCGGTCCACGCCGTACGGCCCGTCCGGTGCTTGGGGCGAGGCCCCTCAGGGCCGGAGCGGGGGTCTGGGAACCCGGCCCCCGGGAACGGCCGGACCAGCGCGGCGCGTCCTGAGAGCGGAGAAGGCCCGCTCTCGAACATCCGCGCACCAGGAGATAGCCTCCGCCCATGGCAAACGGGCAGTGGTACCCCCGGGAATGGCCCGACCGCATCCGCGCCCTCGCGGACGGCACGCTCACCCCGGTCACCCCCAGGCGCGCGGCCACCGTCATGCTCCTGAAGGACACCGGCACCGGCCCCGCCGTCCACATGCTGCGCAGAAGCGCCTCCATGGCCTTCGCGGGCGGCGCGTACGCCTACCCGGGCGGCGGAGTGGACCCCCGCGACGACGACCACCACGTCCACTGGGCGGGCCCCACGCGCGCGTGGTGGGCGCACCGGCTCGGCGTGGACGAGACCGAGGCCCAGGCGATCGTCTGTGCGGCCGTACGCGAGACGTACGAGGAGGCGGGCGTCCTTCTCGCCGGCCCGGCCCCCGACTCCGTGGTCGGCGACACGACGGGCCCGGACTGGGAGGCCGACCGCGCCGCCCTGGTCGCCCGTGACGTCTCCTTCGCGGAGTTCCTGGGGCGCCGCGGCCTGGTCCTGCGGTCGGACCTGCTGGGTGCCTGGACGCGCTGGATCACCCCGGAGTTCGAGCCCCGCCGTTACGACACCTGGTTCTTCGTGGCCGCGCTCCCGAAGGGGCAGCGCACCCGCAACGCATCCACGGAGGCCGACCGCACGGTGTGGATCCGGCCGGCCGACGCGGCGGCGTCGTACGACGCGGGCGAGCTGCTGATGATGCCGCCCACCATCGCGACCCTGCGCCAGCTGGCGCCGTACGCCACGGCCGCCGACGCGCTCGTGGCGGCGCCCGGTCGCGACCTGACCCCCGTCCTCGCACAGGCACGTCTGGAGGGCGGG carries:
- a CDS encoding metallophosphoesterase, translating into MRARYGVPLSLAAAGAAGLVYAAGFEARSFRLRRVTVPVLPSGMRPLRVLQVSDIHMVGGQRKKQRWLRSLAGLRPDFVINTGDNLSDPEGVPEVLDALGPLLEFPGAYVFGSNDYYGPKLRNPARYLFEKAQGRHGLNGNAPAVNAVHNPWEDLRDGFDAAGWLNLTNTRGTLKVEGVSVELTGLDDPHIKRDRYPEVAGGPSDGADFSMGVVHAPYLRVLDAFTADAYPLILAGHTHGGQLCLPFYGAFVTNCDLDTDRVKGLSRHTAAGRTAYLHVSAGCGTNRYTPVRFACPPEVTLLTLVGRE
- a CDS encoding GatB/YqeY domain-containing protein is translated as MTTLKSKLQEDLNAAIKGRDELRSSTLRLTLAAITKEEVAGKTKRELSDDEVQKVITREAKKRREAAEAFAQGGRAESAEREKAEGEVLAAYLPQQLSDEELHQIVAQAVEEAKAAGAEGPRAMGAVMKIVNPKVAGQAEGGRVAAVVKKLLAG
- a CDS encoding transglycosylase domain-containing protein, with protein sequence MPKKRSGGGLSSTQQAAKFLGVSVLAGAVMAGIALPAAGALGLAAKGSVESFDELPANLKTPPLSQRTTILDADGGQIATVYSRDRTVVGLKNVSPYMQKAIVAIEDSRFYQHGAIDLKGVLRALNKNAQSGGVAEGASTLTQQYVKNVFVEEAGDDPTKVAQATQQTLGRKIKELKYAIQVEEELGKKKILENYLNITFFGQQAYGVEAAAQRYFSKHAKDLNLQESALLAGIVQSPSRYDPVNDEAEATKRRNTVLQRMAEVGDVSRAEAAEAMKQPLGLKVKQPRNGCITAVQGASFFCKYVERIFRSDPVFGKTKEARAKLWNQGGLTIRTTLDPQSQASVQESLKDHVNKSDKVAAASTLVEPGTGKVLAMGQSKPYGYGKNETEYNFSVDAAMGGSNFGFPTGSTFKPFVAAAALEEGRPPTQEYSSPYDMEYPSPVQTCSGKPWTNQGNDKVENEAESEVGPYRLEEAMAKSVNTYFVQMISDIGLCPVVKMTDNLHVLQGNGTKLPERPAIALGSVGLSPLTMASAYAAFASRGMYCTPVAIQSITQKVADQQKSLEVPKSTCSRAMSEKTADTVNTLLRGVVDSGTGQQAGLSGRESAGKTGTTDERKNAWFVGYTPNLSGAVWVGSATQKVKMTNITIGGVYHAQVYGGDTPGPIWRDAMTGALEGKSVESFNLVDLPDPEPDRGDEDGDGDGNGNGNGNGNGNGNGNGNGNEDDDDGGNGDENGLTGLLTNGGTDGGAVPDPTFSIPEGWIQGNDNGGNNGNNNGGNWP
- the wblA gene encoding transcriptional regulator WblA, coding for MGWVVDWSAQAACRTTDPDELFVQGAAQNRAKAVCTGCPVRTECLADALDNRVEFGVWGGMTERERRALLRRRPTVTSWRRLLETARTEYERGAGILPLDDDEVYENYAAVG
- a CDS encoding ArsA family ATPase, with translation MSPDPADAPASQPPSPSQDQARHRISPARVLALDPLLDDPRTRIVVCCGAGGVGKTTTAAALGLRAAERGRKVVVLTIDPARRLAQSMGIDSLDNVPRRVKGVDDAASGELHAMMLDMKRTFDEIVEAHADPERASAILNNPFYQSLSAGFAGTQEYMAMEKLGQLRSRDEWDLIVVDTPPSRSALDFLDAPKRLGSFLDGRLIRLLTAPAKLGGRAGMKFLNVGMSMMTGTLGKLLGGQLLKDVQTFVSAMDTTFGGFRTRADATYKLLQAPGTAFLVVAAPERDALREAAYFVERLAAEDMPLAGLVLNRVHGSGAAQLSAERALGAAENLEEPGIVDQGDGKGVLRNSPDTYGSSESSASETPASAEGSPATTDQDAAPQERTVEQLTAGLLRLHAERMQLLSREQRTRDRFTARHPEVAVAEVAALPGDVHDLAGLRDIGNRLAAARPELPEPTDGA
- a CDS encoding ArsA-related P-loop ATPase, which encodes MSRLQVVSGKGGTGKTTVAAALALALATEGKRTLLVEVEGRQGIAQLFETEALPYEERKIAVAPGGGEVYALAIDPELALLDYLQMFYKLGGAGRALKKLGAIDFATTIAPGLRDVLLTGKACEAVRRKDKSGRFVYDYVVMDAPPTGRITRFLNVNDEVAGLAKIGPIHNQAQAVMRVLKSAETSVHLVTLLEEMPVQETADGIAELRSARLPVGRIIVNMVRPQVLDATDLELVRTTSRTAVARSLSAAGLGGARRGGNAERLVDPLVRQAEEYAERYALEHEQRAVLGELGLPTHELPLLAEGMDLAGLYELATDLREQGMS
- a CDS encoding DUF4177 domain-containing protein, encoding MTKWEYATVPLLVHATKQILDTWGEDGWELVQVVPGPNNPEQLVAYLKREKA
- a CDS encoding RidA family protein, with amino-acid sequence MSAVEARLAELGLTLPAVVPPLATYQPAVQSGVYVYTSGQLPMVDGKLPVTGKVGAEVTPEEAKELARTCALNALAAVKSVAGDLDRIARVVKVVGFVASASDFTGQPGVVNGASELLGEVLGDKGVHARSAVGVTVLPLDAPVEVEVQVELVGA
- a CDS encoding NUDIX domain-containing protein, with amino-acid sequence MANGQWYPREWPDRIRALADGTLTPVTPRRAATVMLLKDTGTGPAVHMLRRSASMAFAGGAYAYPGGGVDPRDDDHHVHWAGPTRAWWAHRLGVDETEAQAIVCAAVRETYEEAGVLLAGPAPDSVVGDTTGPDWEADRAALVARDVSFAEFLGRRGLVLRSDLLGAWTRWITPEFEPRRYDTWFFVAALPKGQRTRNASTEADRTVWIRPADAAASYDAGELLMMPPTIATLRQLAPYATAADALVAAPGRDLTPVLAQARLEGGEIVLSWPGHDEFTKHIPTDLSTGGAPV